One region of Termitidicoccus mucosus genomic DNA includes:
- a CDS encoding sodium:solute symporter: MTTLDWIIIGVYFCLIAGIVWRSSLKQKSTEDYFLAGRHIGWFVVGCSLFASNIGSEHIVGLAGSGANNGMAQAHWELHAWIMILFAWVFVPFYHRAGVFTMPEFLERRFNTKTRWVLSIVSLVAYVFTKVAVTVYAGALVFQTLLPDTFGSPENAFWIGALATVVLTGIYTVLGGMRAVVYTEVAQTFVLLLGSFIISWVGLRALGGWDELVAAVKPNADRFALWRPNTDANFPWLGVMIASPVIGIWYWCTDQYIVQRALAAKSLRDARRGAIWGGFLKLWPVFIFLIPGMIGYALHQKGLIHIPLKHDGSGELLGDAVFATMVQALLPVGVRGLVVAGLLSALMSSLASLFNSCATLFTVDIYNKLFPGASETKQVRVGRFATVVVVVCGIIWIPIMKKISEGNTGLYDYLQNVQSFLAPPITAVFLLGLFSRRINARGALAGLVVGFVLGMAKLTVQTLAKSGALGDDGVLYSIGQYNGYYFSGLLFLFSIVLVIAVSLLAPPPPAAQIAGLTYGSTTPEQRAENRASWNWVDVAGSLAVIGIVLGVYAYFTCWLA; encoded by the coding sequence ATGACCACACTCGACTGGATTATAATCGGCGTTTATTTCTGCCTCATCGCGGGCATCGTCTGGCGTTCCTCGCTCAAGCAAAAAAGCACGGAGGACTATTTCCTCGCCGGGCGCCATATCGGCTGGTTCGTCGTCGGCTGCTCGCTCTTCGCCTCCAACATCGGCTCCGAGCACATCGTGGGGCTCGCCGGCTCCGGCGCCAACAACGGCATGGCGCAGGCGCACTGGGAGCTGCACGCGTGGATCATGATCCTCTTCGCATGGGTGTTTGTCCCGTTCTACCACCGCGCCGGCGTGTTCACGATGCCCGAGTTTCTGGAACGCCGCTTCAATACCAAGACGCGCTGGGTGCTCTCCATCGTCAGCCTCGTCGCCTACGTCTTCACCAAGGTCGCCGTCACGGTCTATGCCGGCGCGCTCGTGTTCCAGACCCTCCTGCCCGATACCTTCGGCTCGCCCGAAAACGCGTTCTGGATCGGCGCGCTCGCCACGGTCGTGCTCACCGGAATCTATACGGTTCTCGGCGGGATGCGCGCCGTCGTCTATACGGAGGTCGCGCAGACCTTCGTCCTGCTGCTCGGCTCGTTTATAATATCGTGGGTTGGCCTGCGCGCGCTCGGCGGCTGGGACGAACTGGTCGCAGCGGTAAAACCGAACGCCGACAGGTTCGCGCTGTGGCGCCCGAACACCGACGCGAATTTTCCCTGGCTCGGAGTCATGATCGCCTCTCCCGTCATCGGCATCTGGTATTGGTGCACCGACCAATACATCGTGCAGCGCGCCCTCGCCGCGAAAAGCCTGCGCGACGCGCGGCGCGGCGCGATCTGGGGCGGTTTCCTGAAATTGTGGCCCGTTTTCATCTTCCTGATCCCGGGCATGATCGGCTACGCGCTTCACCAGAAGGGCCTGATTCACATCCCGCTCAAGCACGACGGCTCGGGCGAGCTTCTCGGCGACGCCGTGTTCGCCACGATGGTGCAGGCGCTCCTGCCGGTGGGGGTGCGCGGCCTCGTCGTCGCGGGGCTGCTCTCCGCGCTCATGTCCTCGCTCGCGTCGCTCTTCAACTCGTGCGCGACGCTGTTCACCGTGGACATTTACAACAAGCTGTTTCCCGGCGCGAGCGAGACGAAGCAGGTGCGCGTGGGCCGCTTCGCCACCGTGGTGGTGGTCGTGTGCGGCATCATCTGGATTCCGATCATGAAAAAAATCTCCGAAGGAAACACGGGGCTCTACGACTACCTGCAAAACGTGCAAAGCTTCCTCGCGCCCCCGATCACGGCGGTGTTCCTGCTCGGGCTCTTTTCCCGGCGCATCAATGCGCGCGGGGCGCTGGCCGGCCTCGTCGTCGGCTTCGTCCTCGGCATGGCCAAGCTCACGGTCCAGACGCTGGCCAAAAGCGGCGCGCTCGGCGACGACGGCGTGCTGTATTCGATAGGCCAATACAACGGCTATTATTTTTCCGGCCTGCTGTTCCTCTTCAGCATTGTGCTGGTGATCGCGGTTTCGCTGCTCGCGCCGCCGCCGCCCGCGGCGCAAATCGCCGGGCTCACCTACGGCTCCACCACGCCGGAGCAGCGCGCGGAAAACCGCGCCAGCTGGAACTGGGTGGATGTAGCCGGCTCGCTCGCCGTCATCGGCATCGTGCTCGGCGTGTATGCCTATTTCACCTGCTGGCTGGCCTAG
- a CDS encoding pectinesterase family protein, which translates to MHAARADAVVAADGTGDYATVQEAVDKAPQTSSAGAPWTILVKPGTYREVVYVQREKRGVRLVGEDAGNTVITAALNANLPSPDGKPIGTFRTATMQVDADDFTLENLTVENSFGPGSQALAIRVDGDRAAFRRCRFLGWQDTILINRGRQYFEACLVAGAVDFIFGGATAWFENCDIRVDGNGYITAASTPADAAHGYVFNRCRVTASADNIKTYLGRPWRQHAATLFMNCELGPCVRPEGWQQWKVAEPEKTVRYAEHANTGPGADASRRAAWSRQLAAAEAAAITPSAVLGDGWSPFRQAGPSR; encoded by the coding sequence TTGCATGCCGCCCGCGCCGACGCCGTTGTCGCCGCCGACGGCACGGGTGATTACGCCACCGTGCAGGAGGCCGTCGACAAGGCGCCGCAGACCTCGTCGGCCGGCGCGCCGTGGACGATTCTGGTGAAGCCCGGAACCTACCGCGAGGTCGTCTATGTGCAGCGGGAGAAGCGCGGCGTGCGGCTCGTCGGCGAGGACGCCGGCAACACGGTGATCACCGCCGCGCTCAATGCCAATCTTCCCAGCCCCGACGGCAAACCCATCGGCACCTTCCGCACCGCGACCATGCAAGTCGACGCCGACGACTTCACGCTCGAAAACCTCACCGTCGAAAACAGCTTCGGCCCCGGCAGCCAGGCGCTCGCCATCCGCGTGGACGGCGATCGGGCCGCCTTTCGCCGCTGCCGCTTTCTCGGCTGGCAGGACACCATTTTAATCAATCGCGGACGCCAGTATTTCGAGGCCTGCCTTGTCGCCGGGGCGGTCGATTTCATTTTTGGCGGGGCCACCGCGTGGTTCGAAAACTGCGACATCCGCGTCGATGGCAACGGCTACATCACCGCGGCCTCGACGCCTGCCGACGCGGCGCACGGGTATGTTTTCAACCGCTGCCGCGTCACCGCGTCCGCCGACAATATAAAAACCTACCTGGGCCGCCCCTGGCGCCAGCACGCCGCGACGCTCTTCATGAACTGCGAACTCGGCCCGTGCGTGCGCCCGGAAGGATGGCAGCAATGGAAAGTCGCCGAGCCCGAAAAAACGGTGCGCTACGCCGAGCACGCCAACACCGGCCCCGGCGCGGACGCCTCGCGGCGCGCCGCATGGTCGCGCCAGCTCGCCGCCGCCGAGGCGGCCGCCATCACGCCATCCGCCGTGCTCGGCGACGGATGGAGCCCGTTCCGCCAGGCCGGCCCGTCACGATGA
- a CDS encoding glycoside hydrolase family 88/105 protein, giving the protein MHTQTIPLPAFSLLAIAVVSASLSLLAAAPARADGPYRNRDNKSTYDLSEGTYPVPYQKPTREEITAVLDRVRGFLDQAAATRIVDRRTGDQITDWQAAPVATAVADRGEGGYFYNFDYTMGVVHAGMLSCAEVTGDKRYTAFTERHMRFIADALPYFRAQAEKFGQPEKNSFRAILHTRALDDCGAMCAALIKARRAGVGPDLKPVIDGWMDFIAHKQYRLPDGTLARQRPQPSSLWSDDFYMSIPALAQMGVLAGDPAWLDDAARQVVQFSGKLFDEKTGLYAHGWNANQPDNPEFYWGRANGWAMMATVELLDVLPAEHPRRAQILDYLRKHIHAVAKLQSGAGLWHQMLDKNDSYLETSASAMFVYGIARAINRGWISPVSYGSVAQAGWIAVAQQVNSRGQVEGTCVGTTFASDHVYYYNRPVSPYVTHGYGPVLLAGAEMIRLLENPKLDIQYKVRTYHYVPGE; this is encoded by the coding sequence ATGCACACCCAAACCATCCCCCTCCCGGCCTTCTCCCTCCTGGCCATCGCCGTCGTTTCCGCCTCGCTCTCGCTGCTGGCCGCCGCCCCCGCGCGCGCCGACGGACCGTATCGCAACCGCGACAACAAATCCACCTACGATCTCTCCGAGGGCACCTACCCTGTTCCCTATCAAAAACCCACCCGCGAGGAAATCACCGCCGTCCTCGACCGCGTGCGCGGGTTTCTCGACCAGGCCGCGGCGACGCGCATCGTCGACCGGAGGACCGGCGACCAGATAACCGACTGGCAAGCCGCACCCGTCGCCACCGCCGTCGCCGACCGGGGCGAGGGCGGGTATTTCTACAACTTTGACTACACCATGGGCGTCGTCCACGCCGGTATGCTCTCCTGCGCGGAAGTCACCGGAGACAAAAGATACACCGCCTTCACCGAGCGGCACATGCGCTTCATCGCCGACGCATTGCCCTACTTTCGCGCCCAGGCGGAGAAATTCGGGCAACCCGAAAAGAACAGTTTCCGCGCCATCCTGCACACCCGCGCCCTCGACGACTGCGGCGCGATGTGCGCGGCGCTCATCAAGGCGCGCCGCGCCGGCGTCGGCCCCGACCTGAAGCCCGTCATCGATGGCTGGATGGATTTTATCGCGCACAAACAATACCGTCTTCCCGACGGCACGCTCGCCCGGCAGCGCCCCCAGCCGTCATCCCTCTGGAGCGACGATTTCTACATGAGCATCCCCGCGCTCGCGCAAATGGGCGTTCTCGCCGGCGATCCCGCCTGGCTCGATGACGCGGCGCGGCAGGTCGTGCAATTTTCTGGAAAACTTTTCGACGAGAAAACCGGGCTCTACGCCCACGGATGGAATGCCAACCAGCCCGACAATCCCGAATTCTACTGGGGGCGCGCCAACGGCTGGGCCATGATGGCGACCGTGGAACTCCTCGACGTGCTTCCGGCGGAGCATCCGCGGCGCGCGCAAATCCTGGATTACCTGCGCAAACACATCCATGCCGTCGCCAAACTCCAGTCCGGCGCGGGCCTCTGGCACCAGATGCTCGACAAGAACGATTCCTACCTCGAAACCTCCGCCTCGGCCATGTTTGTGTATGGCATCGCCCGCGCCATCAATCGCGGATGGATAAGCCCCGTGAGCTACGGCTCGGTGGCGCAAGCCGGCTGGATTGCCGTCGCGCAGCAAGTCAACTCCCGCGGGCAGGTCGAAGGCACCTGCGTCGGCACGACCTTTGCCAGCGATCACGTCTATTACTACAATCGCCCCGTGAGTCCCTACGTGACGCACGGCTATGGCCCCGTGTTGCTCGCGGGGGCGGAAATGATCCGCCTTCTGGAAAATCCGAAACTCGACATCCAATACAAGGTCCGCACCTACCACTATGTGCCGGGCGAGTAG
- a CDS encoding glycoside hydrolase family 3 C-terminal domain-containing protein, whose protein sequence is MPPAFRNPDLPVEQRVDDLISRLTVEEKISQLMMASAAIPRLEIPAYDWWNEALHGVGRNGTATVYPQAIALAATWNPGLHFRVADSISTEARAKNNDLLANSKNNGATKRYQGLTIWSPNINIFRDPRWGRGQETYGEDPLLTAELAVAFVRGLQGGDPHYLKTVATVKHFAVHSGPEPLRHRFNAVVSERDLRETYLPAFEAGIREGGALSIMSAYNAVNGIPAPANAALLTGILRGEWLFDGAVVGDVDNVSDLWRPNGHGFAADAAEAGALAIKAGNELCSGRTYEALGDALKRGLVTEADLDRALRRLLKLRFMLGQFDPPERVPYRAIPISENDSPAHDRLALEAARQSLVLLKNDGTLPLDPAKLKTVAILGPAGFEESALLGNYAGTPSRKVTLADGIRAKFEARGIRVLAEPAVPLVKGFRVTGDPIPPGVLFTDATRATPGLRAEIFAHEKQDAKKPVLAGRLVAARTHGQVDLQWDETQPAGDIPVANASLRWTGVMVPPSTGEYTLGVVAEGAVRLYIDDKRVIDSWRRDPERPLSATVALDAGRACDIRLEYAQLTGKGRVQLGWIAPGNNDALERAMAAARQAGHIILTLGLTPDLEGESMTVTAEGFSGGDRLTLALPETQRVLLEKVCALGKPTVLVLTGGSAISFDQGKPNAVLLAWYYGQRGADAVAEALIGETNPAGRLPVTFYQDDSQLPPFDDYAMAGRTYRYFSDRPLYAFGHGLSYTTFDYDKIKLSPETAAPGDTITASVTIKNSGPRDGDEVIQVYATAVNPPVPMPLRQLAGFKRVSLKAGETRTVEIPVPAARLRRWSIEERSYVVDPGAWQFTAGPASDRPALSASVTVK, encoded by the coding sequence ATGCCGCCCGCCTTTCGCAACCCCGACCTTCCCGTCGAGCAACGCGTCGACGACCTCATCTCTCGTCTCACCGTTGAGGAAAAAATCTCGCAGCTCATGATGGCCTCCGCCGCCATCCCGCGACTCGAAATCCCCGCTTACGATTGGTGGAACGAGGCGCTCCACGGCGTCGGCCGCAACGGCACCGCGACTGTTTACCCGCAAGCCATTGCCCTCGCCGCCACATGGAATCCCGGGCTGCACTTCCGCGTTGCCGATAGCATCTCCACCGAAGCCCGCGCCAAAAACAACGACCTTCTCGCCAACTCCAAAAACAACGGTGCGACGAAGCGCTACCAGGGCCTCACCATCTGGTCGCCCAACATAAACATCTTTCGCGATCCCCGCTGGGGCCGGGGACAGGAAACCTACGGCGAGGATCCGCTCCTCACCGCCGAACTCGCCGTCGCCTTCGTGCGCGGCCTGCAGGGCGGCGATCCGCATTACCTGAAAACGGTCGCGACCGTGAAGCACTTCGCCGTCCACAGCGGCCCCGAACCCCTGCGGCACAGGTTCAACGCCGTCGTCTCCGAACGCGATTTGCGCGAAACCTACCTGCCCGCCTTTGAAGCCGGCATCCGCGAGGGCGGCGCGCTGTCGATCATGAGCGCCTACAACGCCGTCAACGGCATCCCCGCCCCCGCGAACGCCGCCTTGCTCACCGGCATCCTGCGCGGCGAATGGCTTTTCGACGGCGCCGTCGTCGGCGACGTGGACAACGTCTCCGACCTCTGGCGGCCCAACGGCCACGGCTTCGCCGCCGACGCCGCCGAGGCCGGCGCGCTCGCGATCAAGGCGGGCAACGAACTCTGCTCGGGCCGCACCTACGAGGCGCTCGGCGACGCCCTCAAACGCGGGCTCGTCACCGAAGCCGACCTCGACCGCGCGCTGCGGCGACTCCTCAAGCTCCGCTTCATGCTCGGCCAGTTCGACCCGCCGGAGCGCGTCCCCTACCGAGCCATCCCCATCAGCGAAAACGATTCGCCCGCGCACGACCGGCTCGCGCTCGAAGCTGCGCGCCAGAGCCTCGTGCTCCTCAAAAACGACGGCACGCTTCCGCTTGACCCCGCGAAACTCAAGACCGTCGCCATCCTCGGCCCCGCCGGTTTCGAGGAATCCGCCCTCCTCGGCAACTACGCCGGCACCCCCTCGCGCAAAGTCACGCTCGCCGACGGCATCCGCGCCAAATTCGAAGCACGCGGCATCCGCGTCCTCGCCGAGCCCGCCGTCCCGCTCGTCAAGGGCTTTCGCGTCACCGGCGACCCCATCCCGCCGGGCGTGCTCTTCACCGACGCCACCCGCGCCACGCCCGGCCTGCGCGCCGAGATTTTTGCCCATGAAAAACAGGACGCCAAAAAGCCGGTTCTCGCGGGCCGGCTCGTGGCCGCCCGCACGCATGGGCAGGTGGATTTGCAATGGGACGAAACCCAGCCCGCCGGCGACATTCCCGTCGCCAACGCCTCCTTGCGCTGGACCGGCGTGATGGTCCCGCCCTCGACCGGCGAATACACCCTCGGCGTCGTCGCCGAGGGCGCCGTGCGCCTCTACATCGACGACAAGCGCGTCATCGACTCCTGGCGTCGCGACCCCGAGCGCCCGCTCAGCGCCACCGTCGCACTCGACGCCGGCCGGGCCTGCGACATCCGCCTCGAATACGCGCAGCTCACCGGGAAAGGCCGCGTGCAACTCGGCTGGATCGCCCCCGGCAACAACGACGCCCTCGAACGCGCCATGGCCGCCGCGCGCCAAGCCGGACACATCATCCTCACGCTCGGACTCACGCCCGACCTCGAAGGCGAATCCATGACCGTGACCGCCGAGGGCTTCAGCGGCGGCGACCGCCTCACCCTCGCCCTCCCGGAAACACAGCGCGTGCTGCTCGAAAAAGTCTGCGCCTTGGGCAAACCCACCGTGCTCGTCCTCACCGGCGGCAGCGCCATCAGCTTTGACCAGGGGAAACCGAACGCCGTCCTGCTGGCGTGGTATTACGGACAACGCGGCGCCGACGCTGTCGCCGAAGCGTTGATTGGCGAGACCAACCCGGCGGGCCGGCTGCCGGTCACCTTCTACCAGGACGACAGCCAGCTCCCGCCCTTCGACGACTACGCCATGGCCGGCCGCACCTATCGTTATTTCAGCGACCGGCCGCTCTATGCCTTCGGCCACGGGTTGTCCTACACGACCTTTGATTATGATAAGATCAAACTCAGCCCGGAAACCGCGGCGCCCGGCGACACCATCACCGCGAGCGTGACCATAAAAAACTCCGGCCCGCGCGACGGCGACGAGGTGATACAAGTCTATGCCACGGCCGTGAACCCTCCCGTGCCGATGCCGCTCCGCCAGTTGGCCGGCTTCAAGCGGGTGTCGCTGAAGGCGGGCGAAACCAGGACCGTCGAAATTCCCGTGCCTGCCGCGCGCCTGCGCCGCTGGAGCATTGAGGAAAGGAGCTACGTCGTCGATCCCGGCGCCTGGCAATTCACCGCCGGCCCCGCGTCCGACCGACCGGCGCTGTCGGCCAGCGTGACGGTAAAGTAG
- a CDS encoding glycoside hydrolase family 43 protein has translation MHSATASPSPSPTRPAWRPDLGDGTYKNPVLNADYSDPDAIRVGDDYWMISSSFCHVPGLPVLHSRDLVNWTLVNHALPALVPGKHYSGVRHGHGVWAPALRHHAGLFWIYYPDPDFGIYAITARDPRGGWSDPVLVKGGKGLIDPCPLWDDDGRVWLVHGWAKSRSGICNIITLHRLAADGLSVADEGRVVIDGNAMPGWNTIEGPKFYKRNGWYYIFAPAGGVGTGYQAVFRSRNIDGPYEDRITLERGNTHVNGPHQGAWVDTPLGEHWFLHFQEIPAMGRVVHLQPMTWGKDDWPRMGTAAGSAAEGDAPGHPVLRHAMPRTASSSSANTAAVAAEPATSDDFSSARLGRQWQWQANPREAWARIDTAAQTLHLACVPTPEPHSHWLSPNLLLQKFPAPAFTATVAMRFAPSGEGGTAGLMVFGYNYAWLGLRREDGALRLLLVTCHDAHEAAAREHIVASAGVASSEVFLRVTVTPHAECRFSRSDDGKTFIPIGGVFQATSSRWVGAKVGLFASALPDSRPGDSAAFRQFTVTA, from the coding sequence ATGCACTCAGCCACCGCATCTCCCTCCCCTTCTCCAACCCGGCCCGCGTGGCGCCCCGACCTCGGCGATGGCACGTATAAAAACCCGGTGCTCAACGCGGATTACTCCGACCCCGACGCCATCCGCGTCGGCGACGATTACTGGATGATCTCATCCAGTTTCTGCCACGTCCCCGGCCTGCCCGTCCTGCACTCGCGCGACCTCGTCAATTGGACGCTCGTCAACCACGCCCTGCCCGCGCTCGTCCCGGGCAAACACTATTCCGGCGTCCGCCACGGTCATGGCGTGTGGGCTCCCGCGCTCCGCCACCACGCGGGCCTGTTCTGGATTTATTATCCGGACCCAGATTTCGGCATCTACGCCATCACCGCGCGCGACCCGCGCGGCGGGTGGAGCGACCCGGTGCTCGTCAAGGGAGGCAAGGGCCTCATCGACCCGTGCCCGCTCTGGGACGACGACGGCCGGGTCTGGCTCGTGCATGGCTGGGCCAAAAGCCGCTCCGGCATTTGCAACATCATCACGCTTCACCGGCTCGCCGCCGACGGCCTTTCCGTCGCCGACGAGGGCCGGGTGGTCATAGACGGCAATGCCATGCCCGGCTGGAATACCATCGAGGGGCCGAAATTCTACAAACGAAACGGCTGGTATTACATCTTCGCGCCCGCCGGCGGCGTTGGCACCGGCTATCAGGCGGTGTTCCGTTCCCGCAACATCGACGGCCCCTACGAGGACCGCATCACGCTCGAGCGCGGCAACACTCATGTCAACGGCCCCCATCAAGGGGCCTGGGTGGACACGCCGTTGGGCGAGCACTGGTTCCTCCATTTCCAGGAAATCCCCGCGATGGGACGCGTCGTGCACCTCCAGCCGATGACTTGGGGCAAGGACGACTGGCCGCGCATGGGCACCGCCGCCGGGTCCGCCGCCGAAGGGGACGCCCCGGGGCATCCCGTGCTCCGCCATGCCATGCCGCGAACGGCCTCCTCCTCCTCCGCGAACACGGCCGCGGTCGCGGCCGAACCCGCCACCTCGGACGATTTTTCGTCGGCCCGGCTCGGACGCCAATGGCAATGGCAGGCCAACCCGCGCGAAGCATGGGCGCGCATCGACACCGCCGCGCAAACCCTGCACCTCGCCTGCGTGCCGACTCCCGAACCGCATTCCCACTGGCTGAGCCCGAACCTGCTTTTGCAAAAATTCCCGGCCCCCGCGTTCACCGCCACCGTCGCGATGCGATTCGCGCCCTCGGGCGAGGGCGGCACGGCCGGCCTCATGGTTTTCGGATACAACTACGCGTGGCTCGGCCTCCGCCGCGAGGACGGCGCGCTCCGGCTCCTCCTGGTCACCTGTCACGACGCCCACGAGGCGGCGGCGCGGGAGCACATCGTGGCCTCCGCCGGGGTCGCCTCGTCGGAGGTGTTTCTGCGCGTCACCGTCACCCCGCACGCCGAATGCCGTTTCAGCCGCAGCGACGACGGCAAAACCTTCATTCCCATCGGCGGCGTGTTCCAGGCCACATCGAGCCGCTGGGTCGGCGCCAAGGTCGGCCTCTTCGCCTCCGCTCTCCCGGATTCCCGGCCCGGAGACTCCGCCGCCTTCCGCCAGTTCACCGTCACCGCGTGA
- a CDS encoding MFS transporter — MPSPDAVRPSSPGPHAGGHFRWVICALLFFSVALNYIDRNIIGILKMPLSEALGWSESDYGVITAAFSFAYAFGYLIGGRLIERFGVRYGLPGFVFFWSLAAMAHGLCGLIPVEARFSMAYPWFSFAQKGFFWATLALPSTALGFMMARIALGLTEGGNFPGAIKAVAEWFPQRERALATGLFNAGTNVGAVLCPVGVPWLLKHVGWESTFYITGALGFVWLVAWWFLYESPEKSRRVSDAERAYIMGGMPGARSGVAIKAEPVRWRVLLGYRAVWAYIIAGILAGPVWGFYQFFLPDFLDKRYHLPLQATGVWTGIFYALAAVGGVVFGWLAGKFMDRGWSINAARKISLLVCALAVVPVFLAPYAPGIWLTVLIVGIAGSAHQGWSANLFSFVSDCLPKKAVSTVVGFGGFVTYFTGGVVSWLTSQILEKTGSYVLVFAWASLMYVFSLIAIQLLVPRIPQSPEADATAPKN; from the coding sequence ATGCCCTCTCCCGACGCCGTCCGCCCCTCTTCGCCAGGCCCCCATGCCGGCGGTCATTTCCGCTGGGTCATCTGCGCGCTGCTTTTTTTCTCGGTCGCGTTGAATTACATCGACCGGAACATCATCGGCATCCTGAAAATGCCGCTCAGCGAGGCGCTCGGCTGGAGCGAGAGCGACTACGGCGTCATCACCGCCGCGTTCAGCTTCGCCTACGCCTTCGGCTACCTCATCGGCGGGCGCTTGATCGAGCGCTTCGGCGTGCGTTACGGGCTGCCGGGCTTTGTGTTTTTCTGGAGCCTGGCGGCCATGGCGCACGGCCTGTGCGGCCTCATTCCGGTCGAGGCGCGATTCAGCATGGCCTACCCGTGGTTTTCCTTCGCGCAAAAAGGCTTCTTCTGGGCCACGCTTGCGCTGCCTTCGACGGCGCTCGGCTTCATGATGGCCCGCATCGCGCTGGGTCTCACCGAGGGCGGAAATTTTCCCGGCGCGATCAAGGCCGTCGCGGAATGGTTTCCGCAGCGCGAGCGAGCGCTCGCCACGGGCCTTTTCAACGCCGGCACCAATGTCGGCGCCGTCCTCTGCCCGGTCGGTGTGCCGTGGCTGCTCAAGCATGTGGGCTGGGAATCCACTTTCTACATCACCGGGGCGCTCGGCTTTGTGTGGCTGGTCGCCTGGTGGTTCTTGTATGAATCGCCCGAAAAAAGCCGCCGTGTCTCCGATGCCGAGCGCGCCTATATCATGGGCGGAATGCCCGGCGCGCGGTCCGGGGTCGCAATAAAAGCGGAGCCCGTGCGCTGGCGCGTGCTGCTCGGGTATCGCGCGGTCTGGGCCTATATTATCGCCGGTATCCTCGCCGGGCCGGTCTGGGGTTTTTATCAATTTTTCCTGCCCGATTTTCTTGATAAACGCTACCACCTCCCGCTTCAGGCGACTGGTGTCTGGACAGGCATTTTTTACGCGCTCGCGGCCGTAGGCGGCGTGGTGTTCGGCTGGCTCGCGGGCAAGTTCATGGATCGCGGCTGGAGCATCAACGCGGCCCGGAAAATCTCGCTGCTCGTCTGCGCGCTCGCGGTTGTGCCGGTGTTTCTCGCGCCTTATGCGCCGGGCATCTGGCTTACGGTGCTCATCGTCGGCATCGCCGGCTCCGCGCATCAGGGCTGGTCGGCCAATCTTTTCAGTTTCGTGTCGGACTGCCTGCCGAAAAAAGCGGTGAGCACCGTCGTGGGCTTCGGCGGTTTTGTCACGTATTTCACCGGCGGGGTGGTGTCTTGGTTGACCAGCCAGATTCTTGAGAAGACGGGCAGCTACGTGCTGGTTTTCGCGTGGGCCTCGCTGATGTATGTGTTCTCGCTCATCGCCATCCAGCTCCTCGTCCCGCGCATCCCGCAGTCACCGGAGGCGGATGCAACCGCGCCCAAAAACTGA